Proteins encoded within one genomic window of Lysinibacillus sphaericus:
- a CDS encoding SACOL1771 family peroxiredoxin, which translates to MQHKFSMNLSWSQGRNGTGNLSATHLKTHVSIPREMNGPGIGTNPDEMLLGASATCYLITFAALLENSKIPVVTLSMEAEGFVDVTDGVFTYEKIIHKPNVKVAHLTEREERRINRLAHKAEQTCMISKALKGNVQIECHLQIEHTTDGQPSTSTI; encoded by the coding sequence ATGCAACATAAGTTTAGTATGAATTTATCTTGGTCACAAGGAAGAAATGGTACAGGCAATTTATCAGCCACTCATTTGAAAACACATGTATCTATTCCTCGGGAAATGAATGGGCCAGGAATAGGAACAAATCCGGATGAGATGTTATTGGGTGCTTCCGCAACGTGTTATTTAATCACATTTGCCGCTTTACTTGAAAATTCTAAAATTCCTGTCGTGACATTATCAATGGAGGCAGAAGGATTTGTCGACGTAACGGATGGTGTTTTTACATATGAAAAAATTATCCACAAACCGAATGTCAAAGTAGCTCATCTAACGGAGCGTGAGGAAAGACGTATTAATCGATTAGCACATAAAGCAGAACAAACTTGTATGATTAGTAAAGCTTTAAAGGGAAATGTGCAAATTGAATGTCACCTTCAAATTGAACATACGACTGATGGTCAACCATCCACCTCAACGATTTAA
- a CDS encoding sugar transferase: MHVQTAETLTFYGQYGKRIFDIVGALILLFLTIPLMIAIFLLLLITTGRPIFFKQIRTGYDHQRFIIWKLRTMSIQATPVNMPVICTDGIPDDYYFKTDQDTRITKIGAVLRKLSIDEIPQLLNVLKGDMSIVGPRPEIPAITNSYSALQARRLEVKPGLTGLAQINGRSNISHGQKISYDLHYVDHVTFWMDVKIVVKTLFVVLARTGAY, translated from the coding sequence TTGCACGTACAGACAGCCGAGACACTCACATTTTACGGTCAGTATGGAAAACGAATTTTTGATATAGTAGGGGCACTTATTTTATTGTTTTTAACAATCCCTCTTATGATAGCTATTTTCCTCCTATTACTTATTACTACTGGACGCCCCATCTTTTTCAAACAAATTCGAACGGGATATGATCATCAGCGTTTTATCATATGGAAATTAAGGACCATGTCCATACAGGCAACACCTGTCAATATGCCTGTGATATGTACAGATGGTATACCAGATGATTACTATTTTAAAACTGACCAAGATACGCGCATTACAAAAATTGGAGCAGTTCTTCGTAAGTTAAGCATTGATGAAATTCCACAACTTCTCAACGTATTAAAAGGTGATATGAGTATTGTTGGGCCCAGGCCTGAAATTCCTGCAATTACAAATAGCTATAGCGCATTACAAGCACGTCGTTTAGAAGTAAAGCCAGGTTTAACAGGGCTTGCCCAAATTAACGGCCGCTCTAATATATCGCATGGACAAAAAATTTCCTATGACCTTCACTATGTGGACCATGTAACTTTTTGGATGGATGTAAAAATTGTTGTGAAAACACTTTTTGTCGTACTGGCCAGAACAGGTGCTTATTAA
- a CDS encoding glycosyltransferase family 4 protein codes for MDKVGGAQKHVEALAIKLKQDAHEVTIVTGSYDPSLWRLQEAQIEVIRIPAMQRAIHLTKDMQALWQLRAAFKKIQPDIIAAHSSKAGAIGRVAGRLLRIPTIFTAHSWSFTEGVPPKKQLMYRQLEKTVQPLTTKIITVSDYDHKLALTKGIAPAHKMQTIHNGIEHLESVMAPNRVRNEQPQLVMVARFEIPKRQDQLLEALLALRDIPWHLQFIGDGSLRLSLENYVKDKGLSERVTFLGNQLDVTTLLAESQIFVLLSDWEGLPISIIEAMRAGLPIIATNVGGVNELVTDGENGFLIPRNDENQSLLIRRLKQLLTDKSLCEKMGDASERRFLRNFTFSPMYQKTLDIYEQAISKFAKKGD; via the coding sequence ATGGATAAAGTAGGTGGCGCTCAAAAACATGTCGAGGCGCTTGCCATAAAATTAAAGCAAGATGCTCATGAAGTGACGATTGTGACGGGGAGTTATGATCCATCATTATGGCGCTTACAAGAGGCGCAAATTGAAGTCATTCGTATCCCAGCCATGCAGCGAGCAATACATCTGACAAAAGATATGCAAGCGCTGTGGCAATTACGAGCAGCTTTTAAAAAAATTCAGCCTGATATTATTGCAGCACATTCTTCTAAAGCAGGTGCCATTGGACGTGTTGCCGGTCGTCTCTTACGTATCCCAACAATTTTTACAGCGCATAGCTGGAGCTTTACAGAGGGTGTGCCGCCAAAAAAACAATTAATGTATCGTCAGCTTGAAAAAACTGTTCAACCATTGACAACAAAAATTATTACCGTTTCTGATTATGATCACAAGTTGGCGCTAACGAAAGGAATTGCACCCGCTCATAAAATGCAGACAATTCACAATGGGATAGAACATTTAGAAAGCGTAATGGCACCAAATAGAGTACGGAATGAACAGCCTCAACTTGTTATGGTCGCTCGCTTTGAGATACCGAAAAGACAGGATCAATTGCTAGAAGCTTTGTTGGCGTTACGTGACATCCCTTGGCATCTTCAATTTATTGGAGATGGTTCTTTGCGACTGTCATTAGAAAATTATGTGAAAGACAAAGGGTTATCAGAGAGAGTGACCTTTTTAGGCAATCAATTGGATGTCACAACATTACTTGCTGAAAGTCAAATCTTTGTATTGTTATCCGACTGGGAGGGCTTGCCTATTTCGATTATCGAAGCAATGAGGGCTGGGCTTCCCATTATTGCCACGAATGTTGGTGGAGTGAATGAGTTAGTGACTGATGGTGAAAATGGATTTTTAATTCCTCGTAACGATGAAAATCAGAGCCTATTAATAAGAAGGCTAAAACAGCTTTTAACAGATAAATCACTTTGTGAAAAAATGGGCGATGCAAGCGAACGCCGTTTTTTACGTAACTTTACGTTTTCGCCTATGTATCAAAAGACGCTTGATATTTATGAACAAGCTATTTCAAAGTTTGCTAAGAAGGGTGATTAA
- a CDS encoding GNAT family N-acetyltransferase, whose translation MIKLQLLRIRTDDELVLYKEIWDDILANEQNDNPFIEYAWFYNWWITIGRKERVELYAVQKNEEIIAFLPFTVKMLWGVRIYAFTGEKIAHYTGIVARKEWQLSAITFVFDELMKKHRHVLFSFHGLLESKESSKVIEQYFVEKQLQLRIFRDVTPYLAFCEVDFDNYFKEREKMHDVERRKNKLRTFGYLRKKSPVHEDLRALFQLYDRCWVKKIDTSGFTEGKKKDFFERLMLLKGEAMQVEVDALAFDNQWLAFNYGICCRGRYVMYASGYEPNFTSFGVDHLLNQSTIKRIFTENYLLYDMSAGYEPSKLAWRSGIDFTRRLAVSSNTKRAKLLFRRLVWKERIKEMLRSNQRVVKWTRHTLGHLRYLVKYGKGKDWLEYGQQFVEKFVRLKRVELYELSPADRVIPQQPVGELFEEMTIQEAIQIDQEELISLLSKGYTIYKDSFAQTSKPAFAFHTETLRVDALQIVEPLPKQTYFLTYDLYKNIDIITAYIQKVKPDKTLWITASFWQWRKRKRLQQIGYKRISRMKHFKCARYERNHVENYTESGGDVHSIH comes from the coding sequence GTGATTAAATTGCAATTACTTCGCATTCGAACGGACGATGAACTTGTGCTTTATAAGGAGATATGGGATGACATTTTAGCGAATGAACAAAATGATAATCCATTTATTGAATACGCATGGTTTTATAACTGGTGGATCACGATAGGAAGAAAAGAACGAGTGGAGCTATATGCTGTTCAAAAGAATGAGGAAATTATAGCATTTTTGCCATTTACGGTAAAAATGCTTTGGGGAGTGCGCATATATGCCTTTACAGGTGAAAAAATAGCCCATTATACAGGAATCGTCGCAAGGAAAGAGTGGCAACTTTCTGCCATTACGTTCGTATTTGATGAACTTATGAAAAAGCACCGCCACGTATTATTTTCATTTCATGGATTACTAGAAAGTAAAGAATCATCAAAAGTAATCGAACAGTATTTTGTTGAAAAGCAATTACAACTTCGTATATTTCGAGATGTAACACCGTATCTCGCCTTTTGCGAAGTTGATTTCGATAACTACTTTAAGGAAAGGGAAAAAATGCATGATGTTGAACGTCGGAAAAATAAGCTGCGAACATTTGGCTATTTGCGCAAGAAATCGCCTGTGCACGAAGACCTAAGAGCATTATTTCAGTTATACGATAGATGTTGGGTAAAAAAAATAGATACGAGTGGCTTTACAGAAGGAAAGAAAAAAGATTTCTTTGAAAGGCTTATGCTCCTGAAAGGAGAAGCAATGCAAGTCGAGGTAGATGCTCTTGCTTTTGACAATCAATGGCTCGCTTTTAATTACGGTATTTGTTGTCGGGGACGTTATGTAATGTATGCAAGCGGTTATGAGCCAAACTTTACAAGTTTTGGGGTAGACCATTTGCTGAATCAATCCACAATAAAACGTATTTTTACAGAAAACTACCTTTTGTATGATATGAGTGCTGGCTATGAGCCCTCTAAATTAGCGTGGCGTTCTGGTATTGATTTTACAAGGCGGCTAGCGGTCAGTAGTAACACGAAGCGTGCCAAGTTATTATTTAGACGATTAGTATGGAAGGAACGCATAAAGGAAATGTTGCGCAGTAATCAACGCGTTGTCAAATGGACACGTCATACGCTTGGTCATTTACGCTATTTAGTAAAGTATGGGAAAGGGAAAGATTGGCTAGAATATGGACAACAATTCGTTGAAAAGTTTGTTCGTTTAAAGCGCGTGGAATTGTACGAGTTATCCCCAGCTGATCGGGTAATACCACAGCAACCAGTAGGAGAGTTATTTGAGGAAATGACGATTCAAGAGGCGATACAAATCGATCAGGAAGAGCTTATTTCCTTATTGTCTAAGGGATATACCATCTATAAAGATTCCTTTGCTCAAACGAGTAAGCCTGCTTTTGCTTTTCATACGGAAACTTTACGTGTGGATGCATTGCAAATTGTTGAGCCGTTGCCAAAGCAAACCTATTTTTTAACTTATGATCTCTATAAAAATATCGACATTATCACAGCATATATTCAAAAAGTAAAACCAGATAAAACACTGTGGATAACGGCAAGTTTTTGGCAATGGCGTAAGCGAAAACGTCTACAACAAATAGGCTATAAACGTATTTCTCGAATGAAGCATTTTAAATGTGCTCGTTATGAGCGCAATCATGTAGAAAATTACACAGAGAGTGGGGGCGATGTTCATTCTATCCATTAG
- a CDS encoding polysaccharide deacetylase family protein: protein MEKIASKVNHGGFVISLDFELNWGVHDVFRYGQYNKNLYGVRQALPKILMLFKEYEIHATWATVGLLFAESKGEMAHYLRGIPVKYEQMKYAAHSQLAKVGENEQEDLLHFGKSLIEQIIQTPYQEIGSHTFSHYYCLESGQIESDFESDLQAMAMICEGYIAPMKSIVFPRNQVNDNYFTACQQAGYVCYRGNERHDLYNPKKFTQKNRLSLGAMKWLDSYVNITGNHMVRLEEMKEDAFINVRASAFLRPYSRILRAFEHRKIQRIKEGMLAAAKEGAFYHLWWHPHNFGRHIDKNLAMLEELLQYYQELQRDYDFQSYSMYEVAMLCKQ from the coding sequence GTGGAGAAAATAGCAAGCAAAGTAAATCATGGAGGTTTTGTTATTTCCTTGGACTTTGAGCTAAATTGGGGTGTCCATGATGTATTTAGGTATGGGCAATATAATAAAAACTTATATGGAGTACGTCAGGCCTTACCTAAAATCCTAATGCTGTTTAAGGAATATGAAATTCATGCAACATGGGCTACTGTTGGCTTATTATTTGCGGAGTCTAAGGGAGAAATGGCGCACTACTTGCGAGGCATTCCAGTGAAGTACGAGCAGATGAAGTATGCAGCACATTCACAACTTGCAAAAGTAGGTGAAAATGAGCAAGAAGATCTTTTACACTTTGGCAAATCGTTAATAGAACAAATTATTCAAACACCTTATCAGGAAATTGGTAGTCATACGTTTTCGCATTATTATTGTTTAGAGAGTGGACAAATTGAATCGGATTTCGAATCGGATTTACAAGCGATGGCCATGATTTGTGAAGGATATATTGCACCGATGAAGTCGATTGTTTTTCCACGTAATCAGGTAAACGACAACTATTTTACTGCGTGTCAGCAAGCAGGCTATGTTTGCTATAGAGGAAATGAACGGCATGATTTATACAATCCGAAAAAGTTCACCCAAAAAAATCGACTATCATTAGGCGCAATGAAATGGCTGGATAGCTATGTTAATATTACGGGTAATCATATGGTCCGATTAGAGGAAATGAAAGAGGATGCATTTATTAATGTTCGAGCAAGTGCATTTTTAAGGCCTTACAGTCGTATTTTACGTGCATTTGAGCATCGCAAGATACAACGAATTAAAGAAGGGATGCTTGCTGCTGCTAAGGAAGGGGCTTTTTATCATTTGTGGTGGCATCCGCATAATTTTGGAAGACATATTGATAAAAATTTAGCGATGCTTGAGGAGCTTTTGCAATATTATCAAGAATTACAAAGAGACTATGATTTCCAAAGCTATTCCATGTATGAGGTAGCAATGCTATGTAAGCAATAA
- the hutI gene encoding imidazolonepropionase: MKDKQQKPIWIQNISQLVTLASDKKGPRVREAMRELAIIEGGSVWLEDGVIQDLGTTREMILKYLPRAEEAEIVDATGKIVTPGLIDPHTHVVFGGSREHEFEMRLEGASYMDIMNAGGGIHATTRKMRSLTEEHIFNQTTRRLDLFLQHGVTTLESKSGYGLDLENELKQLRVMQRLQNKHPMDIVPTFMGAHAVPEEYRENPEHFVNLVIDEMIPAVVEEKLAKFIDVFCEVDVFTPEQAERILLAGKAQGLIPKIHADEIEENQGAHVAARVGAISAEHLLKVSDEGIEALAKSGVIACLLPATALYLGEKPARARDIIDAGVPVAISTDCNPGSSPTISLPLVMNLACITMKMTPAESLCAATYNAACALQIEDRVGSIEIGKQADLVLWDVHNHQKLHYIFGVNHVKKVWKKGVKVVG, from the coding sequence ATGAAGGACAAGCAACAAAAGCCAATTTGGATTCAAAATATTTCTCAATTAGTAACACTTGCAAGTGACAAGAAAGGTCCGCGAGTACGAGAAGCAATGCGAGAGCTTGCTATTATTGAAGGAGGAAGTGTTTGGCTGGAAGATGGTGTGATTCAAGATCTTGGTACAACACGAGAAATGATATTAAAATATTTACCCCGTGCAGAGGAAGCGGAGATTGTCGATGCTACAGGGAAAATTGTCACGCCCGGTTTGATTGATCCTCATACCCATGTTGTTTTTGGCGGTAGTCGTGAACATGAATTTGAGATGCGTTTAGAAGGCGCGAGCTATATGGACATTATGAATGCTGGGGGAGGCATCCATGCAACAACTCGAAAAATGCGCTCGTTGACAGAAGAACATATTTTCAATCAGACGACGAGACGCTTGGACTTATTTTTACAACATGGTGTTACGACGTTAGAAAGTAAAAGTGGCTATGGCTTAGACTTAGAAAACGAGTTAAAACAATTACGGGTTATGCAACGATTGCAAAATAAGCATCCGATGGACATTGTGCCGACCTTTATGGGCGCACATGCAGTACCAGAAGAATATCGAGAAAACCCAGAGCACTTTGTTAACTTAGTGATTGATGAGATGATTCCTGCGGTGGTGGAAGAAAAGCTTGCAAAATTTATTGATGTGTTTTGTGAAGTCGATGTCTTTACACCCGAACAAGCAGAACGTATTTTATTGGCTGGCAAGGCACAAGGGCTTATACCTAAAATACATGCCGATGAAATTGAAGAAAATCAAGGTGCGCATGTTGCGGCAAGAGTAGGTGCTATTTCTGCTGAGCATTTATTAAAAGTGTCGGATGAAGGTATTGAAGCACTTGCTAAATCGGGCGTAATTGCATGCTTGTTACCAGCAACAGCATTGTATTTAGGTGAAAAACCAGCACGTGCCCGAGATATTATTGACGCAGGTGTACCTGTAGCGATTTCCACTGATTGTAATCCAGGCTCATCGCCAACGATTTCGCTACCACTTGTTATGAACTTAGCATGCATCACAATGAAAATGACGCCGGCAGAAAGCTTATGTGCTGCTACCTATAATGCGGCTTGTGCATTGCAAATTGAAGATCGCGTAGGCTCTATTGAAATTGGAAAACAAGCTGATTTAGTGCTGTGGGATGTCCATAATCATCAAAAGTTACATTATATTTTTGGTGTAAATCATGTGAAAAAGGTTTGGAAAAAAGGTGTGAAGGTGGTAGGTTAA
- a CDS encoding agmatinase family protein translates to MFTQPEWQWKQENGSGMHQWIKQKQNPHANDVDIIVYGALLSYANDPMKKAQYPTAFRKAWSSFQSYNLDEQVDLRSLAIVDIGDVTIDSTNRMLSESAIEAAAENLSIAYQKSFTCLIGGDHAITACSLRGIKNAFPNERIGIIQLDTHLDARNQEDIGLAMNSPIHQLIASGVVEGKHMYNVGLHGFFNSPEMIYYAREQGIHMITLKQMRRDGIQLTIREMLRQLMYEVDRIYVSVDLDALDITFAPDVPAATPGGLTAYELFDILKLIGENEGVRHIDFIYPDPKQNELRLETVKTGVTAFLQWLTGIQLDHRNRISRKEKAGYGATP, encoded by the coding sequence ATGTTTACCCAACCTGAATGGCAATGGAAACAAGAAAACGGCTCAGGCATGCATCAGTGGATTAAGCAAAAGCAAAACCCACATGCAAATGATGTAGATATTATTGTTTATGGCGCCTTATTATCTTATGCGAACGATCCTATGAAAAAAGCACAGTATCCTACTGCTTTTCGGAAAGCGTGGTCGAGTTTTCAATCTTATAATTTAGATGAACAAGTAGATTTGCGTTCATTAGCAATTGTTGATATTGGAGACGTGACAATCGACTCGACCAATCGCATGCTTTCGGAATCTGCTATTGAGGCAGCTGCTGAAAATTTAAGTATCGCTTATCAGAAAAGCTTCACTTGCCTGATTGGTGGCGACCATGCAATCACGGCTTGTTCATTAAGGGGGATTAAAAATGCTTTTCCGAATGAGCGAATTGGCATTATTCAACTTGATACGCATCTAGATGCAAGAAATCAAGAAGATATAGGTTTAGCAATGAATTCACCGATTCATCAACTAATCGCATCAGGCGTTGTAGAGGGAAAACATATGTATAACGTTGGCTTGCATGGCTTTTTTAATTCACCAGAAATGATTTATTATGCTCGTGAGCAAGGAATTCATATGATTACGTTAAAGCAGATGCGACGTGACGGTATCCAATTGACCATCCGTGAAATGCTACGTCAGCTTATGTACGAGGTAGATAGGATTTATGTATCCGTTGATTTAGATGCATTGGATATTACGTTTGCCCCAGATGTACCTGCTGCTACACCGGGTGGATTAACGGCCTATGAATTATTTGATATTTTAAAGCTGATTGGTGAAAATGAAGGTGTACGGCATATTGACTTTATTTATCCTGATCCAAAACAAAATGAACTTCGCTTAGAAACGGTGAAAACGGGGGTTACTGCATTTTTGCAATGGCTAACTGGCATTCAATTGGATCATCGCAATCGTATATCAAGGAAAGAAAAGGCAGGCTATGGAGCTACTCCATAG